In Phragmites australis chromosome 16, lpPhrAust1.1, whole genome shotgun sequence, one DNA window encodes the following:
- the LOC133896381 gene encoding cytochrome b561 and DOMON domain-containing protein At4g12980-like, with protein MSFARLLVLLAMLAPARVAAAGAGACAAERFSGNRVYAACSDLPRLGASVHWTYDAAASSLSVAFVAAPPSSGGWVAWGLNPTGDGMSGAQALVAAPKGGGGGSAYAVQTYSISGYALGSPGPITYPTSDIAAELGGDGRVRLFGTLKLQNGTGEVNQVWQVGPVSGGSIAAHDMNGDNLASKGKLNLVTGASTAASGGGSLLRKKNTHGVLNAVSWGLLLPMGAIFARYLKTFKSADPAWFYLHVACQVIGYAVGVSGWATGIHLGNMSKGITYSLHRNIGISVFALGTLQIFALFLRPKKEHKYRFYWNVYHHSVGYTIIILGIINIFKGMSILNVEQKWKTGYIIAICILGAIALILEAVTWGVVLKRRSENKSYNGTSNGHLPLSI; from the exons ATGTCCTTCGCGCggctcctcgtcctcctcgcgATGTTGGCGCCGGCGCGCGTAGCCGCGGCGGGCGCCGGGGCCTGCGCGGCGGAGAGGTTCTCGGGCAACCGCGTGTACGCGGCGTGCAGCGACCTGCCCCGCCTGGGCGCGTCCGTGCACTGGACCTACGACGCGGCGGCGTCCTCGCTGTCGGTGGCGTTCGTGGCCGCGCCGCCATCGTCCGGCGGGTGGGTGGCGTGGGGGCTCAACCCCACCGGCGACGGCATGAGTGGCGCGCAGGCGCTCGTGGCCGCGCccaagggcggcggcggcggcagtgccTACGCCGTGCAGACGTACAGCATATCCGGGTATGCGCTTGGATCCCCGGGGCCCATCACCTACCCGACGTCCGACATCGCGGCCGAGCTCGGCGGCGATGGCCGCGTCAGGTTGTTCGGGACCCTCAAGCTCCAGAACGGCACGGGGGAGGTGAACCAGGTCTGGCAGGTGGGCCCGGTTTCCGGCGGGAGCATCGCGGCCCACGACATGAACGGCGACAACCTGGCCTCCAAGGGGAAGCTGAACCTGGTAACCGGGGCGAGCACCGCCGCCAGCGGAGGGGGCAGCCTCCTCAGGAAGAAAAAT ACTCATGGAGTCCTGAATGCTGTGAGCTGGGGTCTTCTATTGCCCATGGGAGCCATATTTGCAAGATATCTCAAGACATTCAAATCAGCCGATCCTGCATGGTTCTACCTTCATGTAGCTTGCCAGGTGATTGGGTATGCTGTCGGAGTATCTGGCTGGGCCACTGGTATCCATCTGGGAAACATGTCCAAGGGAATCACCTATTCACTTCACAGGAACATTGGGATCTCGGTATTTGCTCTTGGTACTCTGCAG ATCTTTGCACTCTTCTTGAGGCCAAAGAAGGAGCACAAATACCGCTTCTACTGGAACGTGTATCACCACTCGGTCGGTTACACCATCATCATACTGGGTATCATCAACATCTTCAAGGGCATGTCCATCTTGAACGTCGAGCAGAAGTGGAAGACCGGCTACATCATCGCGATCTGCATCCTGGGTGCTATTGCCCTGATCTTGGAAGCTGTTACATGGGGCGTCGTCTTGAAGAGGAGGTCGGAGAACAAGAGCTACAATGGCACTTCAAACGGCCACTTGCCGCTCTCTATATAA